The Thermodesulfobacteriota bacterium genome includes a window with the following:
- a CDS encoding biopolymer transporter ExbD: protein MADGYFVANGLFTKPPGLNGKQMLVNIRRTQKKSLGLDMAPLIDMVFLLLIFFMLSAHFIEETGISLELPQSKVAGASRPIPLTVSIDRQGRVFVDEVEVGLRDLRQALQMRLAETSRKEVVVKSDRDCRVQTLISIMDEIRLAGARGLLLSAEEKDR, encoded by the coding sequence ATGGCTGATGGCTATTTCGTAGCAAATGGACTTTTTACGAAGCCGCCAGGATTAAATGGAAAACAGATGCTGGTAAACATCCGCCGTACTCAAAAAAAATCCTTAGGGCTGGACATGGCTCCGCTGATAGACATGGTCTTTCTGCTCCTCATTTTCTTTATGCTGTCGGCCCATTTTATAGAGGAGACCGGGATCAGCCTCGAACTCCCCCAGTCAAAGGTGGCCGGGGCTTCCCGGCCCATCCCCCTTACAGTCTCGATCGACAGGCAAGGCCGGGTTTTTGTGGACGAGGTCGAAGTTGGCCTACGGGACCTGCGTCAGGCCTTACAGATGCGGCTGGCCGAAACCAGCAGGAAAGAGGTCGTGGTCAAGTCCGACCGGGATTGCCGGGTGCAGACCCTGATCTCGATCATGGACGAGATACGGCTGGCCGGCGCCCGCGGCCTGCTTCTTTCAGCGGAGGAAAAAGACCGGTGA